The region GATACTGATAGCTAGAGTGATAAAATTGAAAAATAAATTATCCATAAAAAACAAAGCATTAGAGGAATCTGATACACTCAACAAAAAAATATTCACCATTATTTCTCATGACCTCAAAAGTCCAATGATGTCTTTAGAATCAATGATTTTTCTACTAGATGAAAACTGGATAGGTAAGCAGGAAATTGCACAGTATAAAAAGGAATTATCAATAAAAATCTCTCAAGCTAAGAGTTTTATTGACGATTTATTGCTTTGGTCTTATAGCGAAATCAACCAAGAAGTTATTTTAGAACAGTTGGAAATTTCTAAAATAATCGAACAAATCGAGCAGCTTTATAAAGAATCATTAGTTGAGAATAGACAAAAAATTCTCTATACACAGAAAACAACAGAAATTCCAGTAGGACATAGAATGTTGATTTTTTTAGTACTTAAGAATTTGATTCTAAACGCTATAAATTATGCGGAGAAAAATTCCACTATTAACGTTCTAACAGAAGAATCAAAAGAGGGGAGATCAATTATTTCGGTAAAGAGTACAGGAGAGAGTATTTCACCAGAAATTTCAAAGAAAATTTTTGATTTAAGCCGTGCCATTGATTTGGATAAAGTTACTAGCAATGGAGGATATGGAATTGGTCTAAATATTTTATCGAGGTTGCTGGATAAACATGGTGCCAAAATATGGATTGATGATTCATTTAGTAAAGGTGTTTTAGTAAAATTTGAAGTATGTTAAAAGTTGGTTTTTTGGATGATCACCAGGTAGTGTTAAATGGGTTGAATCATTATTTTGAATCTCGTTTTGAGATTGTATTTACTTTATCAAATCCACAAAAGTTAGATGCATATATCCAAAAATACAAACCAGAGGTCTTAGTGATGGATATAGTGCTGCCAGAGGTCAATTTTTTGGACCTTTATAAAGATACCCTTGAAAAGTATCCAAAGTTGAGAATCATTGCCTATTCTAGTCTAACGGATACTATTGTTGAACAAACACTCAAAAAAATAGGAGTAGAAGCCATGATTTCTAAAAATGCTCCTATAGAAACGTTGTATTCGGCAATACTGAAAAAAGATTTAGCAGAAGCTAAGGAAGAGCAGGAGGTCATTCCAGAGCTGTTAAAACTTACCAAAACAGAAATTAAAATTATTGAATATCTAGCAGACGGGAAATCCTCTAAAATGATGGCGATAAAAATGATGCGGAGCTACAAAACAATAGATAATCACAAGCAAAATATCTTTAAAAAAATGCAAGTTTCTAATATAGGAGATTTAA is a window of Flavobacteriales bacterium DNA encoding:
- a CDS encoding response regulator transcription factor; translated protein: MDDHQVVLNGLNHYFESRFEIVFTLSNPQKLDAYIQKYKPEVLVMDIVLPEVNFLDLYKDTLEKYPKLRIIAYSSLTDTIVEQTLKKIGVEAMISKNAPIETLYSAILKKDLAEAKEEQEVIPELLKLTKTEIKIIEYLADGKSSKMMAIKMMRSYKTIDNHKQNIFKKMQVSNIGDLISKAYKWGVLK